In Photobacterium angustum, the following proteins share a genomic window:
- a CDS encoding 7-cyano-7-deazaguanine/7-aminomethyl-7-deazaguanine transporter codes for MTTALSQSNAIASPSFTPQQQRKALGYLVLFHLLVIASSNYLVQLPFTVFGYHTTWGAFTFPFIFLATDLTVRIFGAGMARKIIFRVMMPALLVSYLLSVLFFQGEYQGLGHLTEFNLFVARIAIASFMAYLLGQILDVSVFNRLRQLKQWWIAPTASTIFGNAIDTIAFFGIAFYHSPDPFMAANWTEIALVDYSFKLIISLGLFVPIYGVLLNYLIDKLTTLSPQTLVAAKTNQ; via the coding sequence ATGACGACTGCTTTATCTCAATCTAATGCTATAGCTTCACCCTCTTTTACTCCGCAACAGCAACGTAAAGCCCTAGGTTATTTAGTGCTATTTCATTTACTCGTGATTGCATCGAGTAACTATTTAGTACAGTTACCTTTTACCGTGTTTGGTTATCACACCACCTGGGGAGCGTTTACTTTTCCGTTTATATTTTTAGCTACCGATCTTACCGTGCGTATTTTTGGGGCTGGAATGGCGCGTAAAATTATTTTCCGTGTCATGATGCCTGCGCTGCTCGTATCGTATTTATTATCGGTCTTGTTCTTCCAAGGTGAATACCAAGGGCTAGGACATTTAACGGAATTTAATTTGTTTGTTGCTCGTATTGCGATTGCCAGTTTTATGGCTTACTTGCTAGGGCAAATTTTAGATGTGTCGGTATTCAACCGCCTACGCCAATTAAAACAATGGTGGATAGCCCCAACGGCCTCCACTATTTTTGGTAATGCGATTGATACCATTGCGTTCTTTGGTATTGCGTTTTACCACAGTCCCGACCCGTTTATGGCAGCAAATTGGACGGAAATTGCGTTGGTGGATTACAGCTTTAAGTTAATTATTAGTCTCGGACTATTTGTGCCTATTTATGGCGTATTACTTAATTACTTAATTGATAAGCTGACAACGTTATCACCGCAAACGTTAGTGGCAGCGAAAACCAATCAATAA
- a CDS encoding DUF3630 family protein: MTPLESQPFSVRQLDLNARYLSIISPDFDFDSFGSVALQLLKTLDATVIEKECSADLHIWLVDFEGCRLLLKGEHYSSTLWLEAMSEDDLDTLAFVAGLLN; the protein is encoded by the coding sequence ATGACCCCACTTGAAAGCCAACCATTTAGCGTTCGTCAACTCGATCTCAATGCACGTTACTTATCCATTATTAGCCCTGATTTTGACTTTGATAGTTTTGGTTCAGTTGCTTTACAACTTTTAAAGACACTCGATGCTACTGTGATTGAAAAAGAGTGCAGTGCTGATCTGCATATTTGGTTAGTCGATTTTGAAGGTTGTCGCTTGTTGCTCAAAGGTGAACATTACAGTAGCACGTTATGGTTAGAGGCTATGAGTGAGGATGATCTTGATACATTGGCATTTGTCGCAGGCTTATTAAATTGA